A stretch of Methanobrevibacter sp. DNA encodes these proteins:
- a CDS encoding 4Fe-4S binding protein, with amino-acid sequence MRFRYHQPIPNFYDIENPHHPKTTISNDFLNEFADIAVASGFVGLSYSKLSDEFKEEWDIDWDNIIILKYAMSDEILKMKPSDEKCKLMDLEFQEFGQKTFALADILREEGFKADLINPLDDRVSLRAIALQSNDAVITRSNMCMFKEGLNLGFFMIHTSIENLPFKEENELKWVEDYCSTCGVCIDRCPENAFDENEKFQRKLCTAHREGCSICINFCPFYIRGYDKVKKRYSRMKK; translated from the coding sequence ATGAGATTTAGGTATCATCAACCTATTCCTAATTTTTATGATATAGAAAACCCTCACCATCCGAAAACCACTATTTCTAATGATTTTTTAAATGAATTTGCTGACATTGCCGTTGCATCAGGATTTGTGGGTCTCAGCTATTCCAAACTAAGCGATGAGTTTAAAGAGGAATGGGATATTGACTGGGACAATATAATTATCCTTAAATATGCAATGTCTGATGAAATTCTTAAAATGAAACCTTCAGATGAAAAATGCAAACTGATGGATTTGGAATTTCAGGAATTCGGTCAAAAGACATTTGCTCTTGCAGACATTTTAAGAGAAGAAGGCTTTAAAGCCGATTTAATCAATCCATTGGATGATAGGGTAAGTTTAAGAGCAATTGCTCTTCAGTCCAATGATGCGGTAATTACAAGAAGCAACATGTGCATGTTTAAGGAAGGGTTGAATTTAGGATTTTTCATGATCCATACTTCAATTGAAAACTTGCCATTTAAAGAGGAAAATGAACTTAAATGGGTTGAGGATTACTGCTCCACCTGCGGAGTATGCATTGACAGATGTCCTGAAAATGCATTTGATGAAAATGAAAAGTTTCAAAGGAAATTATGCACTGCACACCGTGAAGGCTGCAGCATCTGCATAAACTTCTGTCCCTTTTACATAAGAGGTTACGATAAAGTTAAAAAAAGATATTCGAGGATGAAAAAATGA
- a CDS encoding zinc finger domain-containing protein, translated as MKKVECVSCKQEIPLTGTFVEFECPECGAKIARCEKCRTFGHAYKCECGFEGP; from the coding sequence ATGAAAAAAGTAGAATGTGTAAGTTGTAAACAAGAAATTCCATTAACCGGTACATTCGTTGAATTTGAATGTCCTGAATGTGGAGCAAAAATTGCAAGATGTGAAAAATGCCGTACTTTTGGCCACGCTTACAAATGTGAATGTGGTTTTGAAGGACCTTAA
- a CDS encoding putative zinc-binding protein — protein MNEKIALVSCSGLSPLGLVVRAATVELALENDNIVAACITEYSAQPNNCSSILEDAKIVTITGCGDDCASVILNEKEINPVKNISADAVVKTYDLNPLDAVRLDDDGEKAVTVLKKYILNELKKI, from the coding sequence ATGAACGAGAAAATAGCATTGGTATCCTGTAGTGGATTAAGCCCGTTGGGTTTGGTTGTAAGGGCAGCTACCGTTGAACTGGCACTTGAAAACGATAACATTGTAGCGGCATGCATAACTGAGTATTCCGCTCAGCCTAATAATTGTTCTTCAATTCTTGAAGATGCAAAAATTGTTACAATTACAGGTTGTGGTGATGACTGCGCATCAGTGATTTTGAACGAAAAAGAAATTAATCCAGTAAAAAATATTTCTGCAGATGCAGTTGTTAAGACTTATGATTTAAATCCGTTGGATGCTGTCCGTTTGGATGATGATGGGGAAAAAGCAGTAACTGTACTTAAAAAATATATTTTAAATGAATTAAAAAAAATATAA
- a CDS encoding elongation factor 1-beta has translation MGEVLTTMKIMPDSPEEDLEAIKATIESSMPEGAKIHEIAEEPIAFGLVAVILQFITEDGEGGSEAVEEMVQAIDGVASIEITGVGRLM, from the coding sequence ATGGGTGAAGTATTAACTACTATGAAAATTATGCCAGACAGTCCTGAAGAAGACTTAGAAGCAATCAAAGCAACTATTGAAAGTTCAATGCCTGAAGGTGCAAAAATCCACGAAATTGCAGAAGAACCAATTGCATTTGGTTTAGTTGCTGTAATTTTACAATTCATCACTGAAGATGGTGAAGGTGGATCTGAAGCTGTTGAAGAAATGGTTCAGGCTATTGATGGTGTTGCTAGTATTGAAATTACTGGTGTAGGAAGATTAATGTAG
- a CDS encoding DUF357 domain-containing protein — MSELESPEKIAKDIAKLERNLNQVADITFEGKEKEVYDRAVDYWNDSKYYLEKEDMRTAFGCIEYSHGLLDALRMIHGII; from the coding sequence ATGAGTGAACTTGAAAGTCCAGAAAAAATAGCAAAGGACATTGCGAAACTGGAAAGGAATTTGAATCAGGTAGCCGACATTACTTTTGAAGGCAAGGAAAAAGAAGTGTATGACAGGGCTGTTGATTACTGGAACGATTCAAAATATTATCTTGAAAAAGAGGATATGAGGACTGCATTCGGTTGCATTGAATACAGTCACGGATTATTGGATGCTTTAAGGATGATTCATGGAATCATCTAA
- the radB gene encoding DNA repair and recombination protein RadB, producing MKVLANFVDNHKLPSNSSLDGLLDGGFEKGCVTEIFGSPSSGKSNVALTLAVNVAKNNRKVIYIDTEGGISIDRIKQISGPYFSNVANNIMVLEPTDFLQQTENLRSIDVWLRKHHEEVDLIVLDSAVALYRVDDMKSYKLSKELRKQIQLLSNIARRYDIAVIITNQIYNAFDDEGNNEVRAVGGDIIEYISKVIIKLERGEEINQRVATLKRHRSIPEGRQVTFSITSDGIN from the coding sequence ATGAAAGTATTGGCTAACTTTGTAGATAATCACAAGCTTCCATCAAACTCTTCACTTGATGGCTTGCTGGATGGGGGTTTTGAGAAAGGTTGTGTAACTGAGATATTCGGTTCTCCAAGTTCTGGTAAAAGCAATGTTGCACTGACATTGGCTGTTAACGTTGCAAAAAACAACAGAAAAGTAATTTACATTGACACTGAGGGGGGAATATCAATTGACAGAATCAAACAGATTTCAGGACCTTATTTCTCAAATGTGGCCAATAATATTATGGTTTTAGAACCGACTGATTTTTTACAGCAAACTGAAAACCTAAGATCAATTGACGTATGGCTTAGAAAGCACCATGAAGAAGTGGATTTGATTGTTCTGGACTCTGCCGTTGCATTATATCGTGTAGATGATATGAAATCATACAAGTTAAGCAAGGAGCTTAGAAAGCAAATTCAATTATTGTCCAACATTGCCCGCAGGTATGATATTGCAGTGATTATTACCAATCAGATTTATAATGCCTTTGACGATGAAGGAAACAATGAGGTCAGGGCAGTAGGTGGGGATATTATAGAGTATATAAGCAAGGTAATAATTAAATTGGAACGTGGTGAAGAGATAAATCAAAGGGTAGCCACACTAAAACGTCACAGATCAATACCTGAAGGAAGGCAGGTTACTTTTTCAATAACTTCCGATGGTATAAATTAA
- the pgsA gene encoding archaetidylinositol phosphate synthase, which produces MLQSLRPLLTRILNPIARNLNINPNIVTVISPFVAVLAAYGFANHYLLLGCFAILLSGFLDVVDGAVARYHNRASKFGAFLDSTMDRFADAIIYIGIIFGGYCDWFVGVLAIHSAICVSYVRARAESQGAECNIGIAERAVRMIILIVGAIIGYFAGDIYFTYVIYILVILSYFTVGQRIMHVWRQLK; this is translated from the coding sequence ATGCTTCAAAGTTTAAGACCATTATTGACAAGAATATTGAATCCGATAGCTCGAAATCTGAACATCAATCCAAATATCGTTACGGTAATATCACCATTCGTTGCAGTGCTTGCAGCATATGGTTTTGCAAATCATTACCTTCTTTTAGGGTGTTTTGCGATTTTATTATCTGGGTTTTTGGATGTTGTTGACGGTGCCGTTGCAAGATATCATAACAGGGCATCCAAGTTTGGAGCATTCCTTGACTCAACAATGGACAGGTTTGCAGATGCAATAATCTACATCGGAATTATTTTTGGCGGATACTGTGACTGGTTCGTTGGAGTTCTGGCGATTCATTCTGCAATATGTGTAAGTTATGTTAGGGCAAGGGCAGAATCCCAGGGTGCTGAGTGTAACATTGGAATTGCTGAAAGGGCAGTCAGGATGATTATATTAATTGTTGGAGCGATTATAGGATACTTTGCAGGTGACATTTACTTTACCTATGTTATCTACATTCTTGTGATTTTATCATACTTTACTGTTGGACAGAGAATAATGCATGTTTGGAGGCAATTGAAATGA
- a CDS encoding L-threonylcarbamoyladenylate synthase — protein sequence MKVLKTSIDEVDEDIVHEAIRVLADGGVILYPTDTVYGLGANIFDNKAVRRVFDIKKRSFLKPLSILVRNVETIGMVSKISLGQKNTISSYLPGPYTFILSKRKIVPRYITSGLSNVGVRVPDCELACRLASIFPITTTSANLSDDEVLSNPREILEQLDCEVDLVIDVGDLNTKNASSIIDLTGFKPKIIRK from the coding sequence ATGAAAGTCCTGAAAACAAGCATTGATGAAGTAGATGAAGATATTGTTCACGAAGCAATAAGAGTCCTGGCCGATGGGGGAGTAATATTATACCCTACAGATACGGTTTATGGTCTTGGAGCAAACATCTTCGACAATAAGGCAGTAAGAAGAGTTTTTGACATTAAGAAGAGAAGCTTTTTAAAGCCATTATCAATTCTTGTCCGTAATGTTGAAACAATTGGTATGGTTTCAAAAATATCATTGGGTCAAAAAAATACGATTAGTAGTTATTTGCCGGGTCCTTACACATTTATCTTGTCCAAAAGGAAAATTGTTCCAAGATACATTACAAGCGGTCTGAGCAATGTCGGTGTCAGGGTTCCGGACTGTGAACTTGCATGCAGGCTGGCAAGTATTTTTCCAATAACCACTACCAGTGCCAATTTATCTGATGATGAAGTTTTATCCAATCCCCGAGAAATTTTAGAACAGCTGGACTGTGAAGTGGATCTGGTCATTGATGTCGGTGATTTAAATACAAAAAACGCTTCATCCATTATTGATTTGACTGGTTTTAAACCAAAAATAATAAGAAAATAA
- a CDS encoding delta 1-pyrroline-5-carboxylate synthetase, whose translation MVVVVIIKQVVKIGGSLFPNYAIELAEQLEKSNSVIILGGGEFANLIRRYDEEIHFTEHTNHWRAIDCMDIIAKLVNDKVESTELAFSIEEVNKISDEGLTPIFVVSDFLKREDPFECSWDVTSDSIAAYVAHLLNANLLIVTNVNGIYTQEPKEPGSTFISKIDAKTLLTFQESSIDVMLPSLLLRYGTNCYVVNGKYPERVLSLIDDNINDYNFDYTQITGD comes from the coding sequence ATGGTTGTGGTTGTCATTATAAAACAGGTTGTAAAGATTGGTGGAAGTCTGTTTCCAAATTATGCAATTGAACTTGCAGAGCAATTGGAAAAATCCAATTCAGTTATTATTTTGGGCGGTGGCGAATTTGCAAATCTGATTCGCAGATATGATGAGGAAATCCACTTTACAGAACATACTAATCACTGGCGAGCTATCGATTGCATGGATATTATAGCAAAACTTGTTAACGATAAAGTGGAATCAACTGAATTGGCATTTTCCATTGAAGAGGTAAATAAAATTTCCGATGAAGGTTTGACTCCAATTTTTGTCGTTTCTGATTTTTTAAAAAGAGAAGATCCCTTTGAGTGCAGCTGGGATGTGACTTCAGATTCAATTGCAGCTTATGTTGCACACCTTCTAAATGCAAACCTTTTAATAGTAACAAATGTAAATGGTATATATACCCAAGAACCGAAAGAGCCAGGTTCAACATTCATAAGTAAAATTGATGCAAAAACTTTACTAACTTTTCAAGAGTCATCAATTGATGTAATGTTACCGTCTCTTTTATTAAGGTATGGGACTAATTGTTATGTTGTGAATGGGAAGTACCCTGAAAGGGTTTTATCTTTAATAGATGATAATATAAATGATTATAACTTCGATTACACACAAATAACAGGTGATTAG
- the pth2 gene encoding aminoacyl-tRNA hydrolase, whose product MKQVMIVRTDLKMRKGKIAAQCCHGAIGAYKKSPQDKIKKWENEAYAKVVLKVKTLEELTSLKKMADKKGIANYLVVDAGRTQIPSSSVTVLALGPDEDDVLDEVTGDLKLL is encoded by the coding sequence ATGAAACAAGTGATGATTGTAAGAACTGATTTGAAAATGCGTAAAGGAAAAATCGCTGCACAATGTTGTCATGGAGCTATAGGAGCTTATAAGAAATCGCCTCAGGATAAAATTAAAAAATGGGAAAATGAGGCATATGCCAAAGTGGTTTTAAAAGTGAAAACTTTAGAAGAGTTAACTTCTCTTAAAAAAATGGCTGATAAAAAGGGTATTGCAAATTATTTGGTTGTTGATGCTGGAAGAACACAAATACCCTCTTCCAGTGTGACTGTTCTGGCACTTGGTCCTGATGAGGATGATGTTCTTGATGAGGTTACTGGTGATTTGAAACTTTTATAA
- a CDS encoding pyridoxal phosphate-dependent aminotransferase, translating into MREEDFDIKNPKKKFQKTERVPPEGYDSANEFFEDMYMDKDMIWMGQNTNHLHDDTIADAMIEAIKEKTFCRYPAPEGFSELKQLILDDLGLKDLEVLLTSGATESLYLVMQALLEPEDNVVLSDPGYFIIGDFANRFASEVRYVPIYYPENDYKLTPDLLRKNMDENTRMVILIDPLNPLGSSYTEDELKEFAEIAKENDLYLLHDITYKDFAREHFLVENYAPGQTLTIYSFSKIFGMAGLRVGGVVSSKPIIDAIKNAVVNDLGVNIISQYGAIAGLKSKPQWFDEMRETCFENQRLINEMIEPIEGVFLPVYPSDANMMVIDLSGAGINPKVMSNYLIEKKLFTREGEYTSEEFGDRYLRISFSIPTEEIKVFCEEFPKAVEALRTK; encoded by the coding sequence ATGAGGGAAGAGGATTTCGATATTAAAAACCCGAAAAAGAAATTTCAAAAAACCGAAAGAGTGCCTCCTGAAGGATATGACTCCGCTAATGAGTTTTTTGAAGATATGTACATGGACAAAGACATGATTTGGATGGGTCAAAACACCAACCATTTGCATGATGATACAATAGCCGATGCTATGATTGAAGCCATCAAGGAAAAAACTTTTTGTCGATACCCTGCCCCTGAAGGATTCAGCGAACTTAAACAATTAATATTGGATGATTTGGGATTAAAAGATTTGGAAGTATTATTAACATCCGGTGCAACAGAATCATTGTATCTGGTTATGCAGGCATTGCTTGAACCTGAAGACAATGTGGTACTATCTGATCCTGGTTACTTTATCATAGGAGACTTTGCAAACCGTTTTGCAAGCGAAGTAAGGTATGTTCCGATTTACTATCCTGAAAATGACTACAAGCTAACACCTGATTTGTTAAGGAAAAATATGGATGAAAACACCCGTATGGTAATACTTATTGACCCATTAAATCCGTTAGGTTCATCATACACTGAAGATGAACTAAAAGAATTTGCAGAAATTGCAAAGGAAAATGATTTATACTTATTACATGATATAACCTATAAAGACTTTGCACGTGAGCACTTTTTAGTGGAAAACTATGCTCCTGGCCAAACACTGACAATCTACAGTTTTTCAAAAATATTCGGAATGGCAGGTTTAAGGGTAGGGGGAGTTGTATCCTCAAAACCGATAATTGATGCTATTAAAAATGCTGTAGTCAATGATTTGGGAGTCAATATCATTTCACAATACGGTGCAATCGCAGGTCTTAAATCTAAACCACAATGGTTTGATGAAATGCGTGAAACCTGTTTTGAAAATCAAAGGTTAATCAATGAAATGATTGAACCGATTGAAGGAGTATTCCTGCCGGTTTACCCATCAGATGCAAACATGATGGTAATCGACCTGTCAGGTGCCGGAATCAATCCGAAGGTCATGTCCAATTACCTGATTGAGAAAAAACTGTTTACAAGGGAAGGGGAATACACTTCAGAAGAATTCGGTGACAGATACTTGCGTATAAGTTTCTCCATACCAACTGAAGAAATCAAGGTATTCTGTGAAGAATTCCCAAAAGCAGTTGAAGCTTTGAGAACAAAATAA
- a CDS encoding ATP-binding protein encodes MNFELSIDRESPFQPGKPVSPYYFKGRHSSIQKILRYYNNACDRDVQHFFLTGKKGIGKTSLAEFVKQYLEDNKNALGIYVSNKGQNSLEALVTSIFEAFLNNVEKSFFERGFESLFGKLESIEFKGAKIHFKPDEETSRDLVASFHYILNELVGEFDDKDCIFLIIDDINGLSQQEEFVNWYKRFADTIEVDDSFDLPLYILFAGYPEKFDNLVLQDLSFGRIFHHEEITNLEDSDVCQFFVNAFDSVGMTCQNDALDLLVLFSQGSPLMMQHIGDAVFWQADGEIITKETAAMGILTAANELGIKQIRPDLNRIESKHYLNILLKLGKHQIYSFQKNELEQYLSEEE; translated from the coding sequence ATGAACTTTGAGTTAAGTATTGATCGTGAAAGTCCATTTCAACCAGGTAAGCCAGTTTCTCCATATTACTTTAAAGGAAGACATTCCAGTATTCAGAAAATATTAAGGTATTATAATAATGCCTGTGACAGGGATGTGCAGCATTTCTTTTTAACAGGTAAGAAAGGTATTGGTAAAACATCACTTGCAGAATTTGTCAAACAATACCTTGAAGACAACAAAAACGCTTTGGGCATTTATGTTTCCAATAAAGGTCAGAATTCCCTTGAGGCTCTTGTGACCTCTATTTTTGAAGCATTTTTAAATAATGTGGAGAAAAGCTTTTTTGAAAGAGGCTTTGAAAGCTTATTTGGTAAATTAGAAAGTATTGAATTTAAGGGCGCTAAAATACATTTCAAGCCTGATGAGGAAACTTCCAGAGATTTGGTCGCAAGTTTTCATTACATTTTAAATGAACTGGTTGGGGAATTTGATGATAAGGATTGTATCTTTTTGATTATAGATGATATTAATGGTTTATCACAACAGGAAGAATTTGTCAACTGGTATAAGAGGTTTGCAGACACCATTGAGGTTGATGATTCATTTGATTTGCCGTTATATATATTATTTGCAGGATATCCTGAGAAATTCGATAATCTGGTGCTGCAGGATTTGTCTTTTGGAAGAATATTTCACCATGAGGAAATAACCAATCTTGAAGATAGTGATGTTTGTCAGTTTTTTGTCAATGCGTTTGATAGTGTGGGCATGACTTGTCAAAATGATGCATTGGATTTATTGGTATTATTCTCCCAAGGTTCTCCTTTAATGATGCAACATATTGGGGATGCGGTCTTTTGGCAGGCTGATGGTGAAATCATAACAAAAGAAACAGCGGCAATGGGTATCTTAACTGCTGCCAATGAGCTGGGAATCAAACAGATACGTCCGGATTTAAACAGAATAGAATCAAAACATTATTTGAATATTCTTTTAAAACTGGGAAAACACCAGATATATAGCTTCCAGAAAAATGAACTGGAACAATATCTATCTGAAGAAGAATAA
- a CDS encoding ribosome biogenesis/translation initiation ATPase RLI: MTRISILDKDRCQPKKCDYLCIHYCPGVRMDEDTIVIDEDSKKPLISEELCEGCGICTNRCPFDAITIINLPEAAGEPIHRFGQNQFELFGLPSLEPGSVLGLLGPNGIGKSTIMNILSGSLIPNFGDFENKPENWDAVIDYYKGSSLQKYFQDLSEGNIKTILKPQMVDKLPKVVKGKVKDLLSNVNERDKLDYVTEELQLENVLDRNMENLSGGELQRVAIAATVLREGDFYYFDEPTSWLDVSQRLNAVKVIRSLAEEGKSVLVIEHDLATLDALSDNVHILYGQPGGYGVVSGKKGVRLGINAYINGFLAEENVRIRRNPIEFTIRPPTPEDEGDALASYSDLSKEYDGFSLSADAGEIFYDEIVTAFGSNGIGKTTFAKMLAGVEEPTAGEVDEEVTIAYKPQYIVSNFEGTVSDFLYMNAPSFGSKIFESEIMNPLTLDEMLDKPVKGLSGGELQRLAIAATLSKDAEIYLFDEPTAFLDVEQRLIAARVIRKMVESRNAASLIVDHDIVFIDYISDRAMVFNGTPGLNGHASKPTDLRNAMNEFLGNLNITFRRDKETKRPRVNKLDSYKDREQKEKGEYYYLSD; this comes from the coding sequence ATGACTCGTATTTCAATTTTAGACAAAGACCGATGTCAACCGAAAAAATGTGATTATCTTTGTATACATTACTGTCCAGGTGTTAGAATGGATGAAGACACCATAGTGATTGATGAAGATTCCAAAAAACCGTTGATATCTGAAGAATTATGTGAAGGGTGCGGTATTTGTACCAACCGTTGCCCGTTTGATGCTATTACAATTATTAACTTGCCTGAAGCAGCAGGCGAACCAATTCACAGATTTGGTCAAAACCAATTTGAACTGTTCGGACTTCCATCTCTTGAACCTGGAAGCGTACTGGGTCTTCTCGGACCAAACGGTATTGGTAAATCCACAATAATGAACATATTATCCGGAAGTTTAATCCCAAACTTTGGGGATTTTGAAAACAAACCTGAAAACTGGGATGCAGTAATTGACTATTACAAGGGATCATCCCTTCAGAAATACTTCCAAGACTTATCCGAAGGAAACATAAAAACCATCCTAAAACCACAGATGGTCGATAAGCTTCCGAAAGTTGTTAAAGGTAAAGTTAAAGATTTACTTAGCAATGTTAATGAAAGGGACAAACTGGATTACGTTACCGAGGAATTGCAGCTTGAAAATGTTCTTGACAGAAATATGGAAAACCTGAGTGGAGGAGAACTTCAAAGAGTTGCAATAGCTGCAACCGTTTTAAGAGAAGGGGACTTCTACTACTTTGATGAACCGACATCCTGGCTGGATGTTTCCCAAAGATTAAATGCAGTAAAGGTAATAAGATCTTTAGCTGAAGAAGGTAAAAGCGTGCTTGTCATTGAGCACGACCTTGCTACTTTGGACGCATTATCTGACAATGTCCATATACTATACGGACAGCCAGGAGGATACGGTGTGGTTTCCGGTAAAAAAGGAGTTCGTTTAGGTATTAATGCTTACATCAATGGATTTTTAGCTGAAGAAAATGTAAGAATCAGAAGAAATCCAATTGAGTTTACAATCAGACCGCCAACTCCAGAAGATGAAGGTGATGCACTTGCATCATACAGCGATTTGTCAAAAGAGTATGACGGATTCAGTTTAAGTGCAGATGCCGGTGAAATATTTTACGACGAAATTGTAACTGCATTCGGTTCAAACGGTATCGGTAAAACAACATTTGCCAAAATGCTTGCAGGCGTTGAAGAGCCAACCGCAGGAGAGGTTGATGAAGAAGTTACAATTGCATACAAGCCACAATACATTGTTTCAAACTTTGAAGGAACCGTAAGTGACTTTTTATATATGAATGCACCTAGTTTCGGATCAAAAATCTTTGAAAGTGAAATCATGAACCCATTAACATTGGATGAAATGCTTGACAAACCAGTTAAAGGTTTAAGTGGGGGAGAACTTCAAAGACTTGCAATAGCTGCAACATTATCAAAAGATGCTGAAATATATCTTTTCGACGAACCAACAGCATTTCTTGATGTGGAACAAAGATTAATTGCTGCAAGAGTCATTCGTAAGATGGTTGAAAGCAGAAATGCTGCATCACTTATTGTAGACCACGATATCGTGTTTATCGATTATATCTCTGACAGGGCAATGGTGTTTAACGGAACTCCCGGTTTAAACGGTCATGCTTCAAAACCGACTGACCTTAGAAATGCAATGAACGAGTTTTTAGGAAACCTGAACATTACATTCAGAAGAGATAAGGAAACCAAAAGACCAAGAGTCAACAAGCTCGACAGTTACAAAGACCGTGAACAGAAAGAAAAAGGAGAATATTATTACTTGTCAGATTAA